Proteins from a genomic interval of Clostridium scatologenes:
- a CDS encoding GntR family transcriptional regulator has product MNFGVITIEIKINKESGVPLYLQVKKQIMDLIKTDVLTVGNKMPTERELSERLKVSRNTISTAYNELEQEGVLKSYQGRGTFVAEEANPWKVQNIKEKIIKFVDLGFEEALETGMDADEFLEIVMQRVREKKELMSKITALYVECNIEQSRMFSKQLMDSTNMNVIPFTLDDIKMPTKETKSMIEKCHVIIATFNHVNEIVRLTRPFKKEVIGVAINVNLQTIVKIARYPEGTKFGFVCMSQEFMFKARGALEKAGLANIDIQYTNTTDKDELLKIVNNSDVLIVSPGRYRDVKESCIEEKEIMKFLYGLDDNSVKALKSQIIELKDQK; this is encoded by the coding sequence ATGAATTTTGGGGTGATTACTATAGAAATCAAGATAAACAAAGAAAGTGGAGTACCACTATACTTGCAAGTTAAAAAACAAATTATGGATTTAATAAAGACTGATGTATTAACTGTAGGCAATAAGATGCCAACAGAGAGAGAATTGTCTGAAAGATTAAAAGTAAGTAGAAATACTATAAGTACAGCATATAATGAGCTAGAACAAGAGGGAGTTCTAAAATCTTATCAAGGAAGAGGAACCTTTGTAGCTGAAGAAGCTAATCCTTGGAAAGTACAAAATATAAAAGAAAAAATAATAAAATTTGTGGATTTAGGATTTGAAGAAGCTCTAGAAACTGGTATGGATGCAGATGAATTTTTAGAAATTGTTATGCAGCGAGTAAGAGAGAAAAAGGAACTCATGAGCAAAATAACAGCATTATATGTTGAATGTAATATTGAGCAATCAAGAATGTTTAGTAAGCAGCTAATGGATAGTACCAATATGAATGTTATTCCGTTTACTTTAGATGATATAAAAATGCCAACCAAAGAAACTAAAAGCATGATAGAAAAATGTCATGTAATAATAGCAACATTTAATCATGTTAATGAAATAGTTAGGTTAACAAGACCATTTAAGAAAGAAGTAATTGGAGTAGCTATAAATGTTAACTTACAAACTATAGTTAAAATTGCAAGATATCCTGAAGGAACTAAGTTTGGATTTGTTTGCATGTCACAAGAATTTATGTTTAAAGCAAGAGGTGCTTTAGAAAAAGCAGGACTTGCCAATATAGACATTCAATATACAAATACTACAGATAAAGATGAACTGTTAAAGATTGTAAATAATTCGGATGTATTAATAGTATCTCCAGGTAGATATAGAGATGTAAAGGAGAGTTGCATAGAGGAAAAAGAAATAATGAAATTTTTATATGGTTTAGATGATAATTCTGTAAAAGCTTTAAAATCACAAATAATAGAATTAAAAGATCAAAAGTAA
- a CDS encoding Fe-S-containing hydro-lyase: protein MEKRITTPFTEEKVKGLKAGDSVLVSGVIYTARDAAHKRLVELLDKGEELPMDVKDSIIYYVGPSPAKPGKVIGSAGPTTSYRMDPYAPRLLDIGLKGMIGKGLRSKEVIESMKKNKAIYFAAIGGAAALMGKAIKKAEVIAYEDLGSEAVRRLEVEDLPLVVVIDSEGNNLYKIGQEGYLNSVND, encoded by the coding sequence ATGGAAAAAAGAATTACAACTCCTTTCACAGAGGAAAAGGTTAAGGGGTTAAAGGCTGGAGACAGTGTATTGGTATCAGGAGTTATATATACTGCAAGAGATGCAGCTCATAAAAGACTTGTGGAACTTTTAGATAAGGGTGAAGAATTACCTATGGATGTAAAAGATTCAATTATATATTATGTAGGACCAAGTCCAGCAAAGCCAGGAAAAGTAATAGGTTCAGCAGGACCAACTACAAGTTATAGAATGGATCCTTATGCACCAAGATTATTAGATATAGGCTTAAAGGGAATGATAGGAAAAGGCTTAAGATCAAAGGAAGTAATAGAGTCTATGAAAAAAAATAAGGCTATTTATTTTGCAGCTATAGGTGGAGCTGCTGCGCTTATGGGAAAGGCTATAAAAAAAGCAGAAGTTATAGCTTACGAAGATTTGGGATCTGAAGCGGTAAGAAGATTAGAAGTAGAAGATCTACCTCTAGTCGTAGTAATAGATTCTGAAGGAAATAATTTGTACAAAATAGGGCAAGAAGGATATTTAAATTCTGTAAATGACTAA
- the citD gene encoding citrate lyase acyl carrier protein produces MEINKIAKAGTLESNDIMIMVAPNENGKVELELESIVIKQFGKQIEKTILEKVKELGIESITIKAQDKGALDYTIKARVETAIERAV; encoded by the coding sequence ATGGAAATAAATAAAATAGCCAAAGCAGGTACACTAGAATCAAATGACATAATGATTATGGTTGCGCCAAATGAAAATGGCAAAGTAGAATTAGAACTTGAAAGTATAGTAATTAAGCAGTTTGGAAAACAAATAGAAAAAACTATACTAGAAAAGGTGAAAGAATTAGGAATAGAAAGTATAACTATAAAAGCTCAGGATAAAGGAGCATTAGATTATACAATAAAAGCGAGAGTTGAAACAGCTATAGAAAGAGCAGTGTAA
- a CDS encoding energy-coupling factor transporter transmembrane component T family protein: protein MIKDITIGQYVPGDSFVHKLDPRVKILISLVYIIDLFLVNTFKGYIFIVAFTLLSIIISKVNFRYIYKGLKPVLILVLITALLNIFMTDGKNPPLFAWKFLKVYSEGLILAAFMVLRLVFLIIGTSLLTLTTSPIELTDGIEKLLNPLKKIGVPAHELAMMMTIALRFIPTLMDETDKIMKAQMARGADFESGSLIKRARNLIPILVPLFISSFRRADELAMAMEARCYRGGEGRTRMKQLKMTSRDFTASISMMALVIVSVWSNTWH, encoded by the coding sequence ATGATTAAAGATATTACAATAGGACAATATGTGCCTGGAGATTCTTTTGTACACAAATTAGATCCACGAGTGAAGATACTAATATCTTTAGTATATATAATAGATCTATTTTTAGTAAATACTTTTAAAGGGTACATATTCATAGTAGCATTTACTTTACTTTCAATAATTATATCTAAGGTAAATTTTAGATATATATACAAGGGACTTAAACCCGTACTTATATTAGTATTAATAACTGCTTTATTGAATATTTTTATGACAGATGGTAAAAATCCACCATTATTTGCATGGAAGTTTTTAAAAGTATATAGTGAAGGTTTAATACTTGCTGCATTTATGGTTTTAAGACTTGTATTTTTAATAATTGGAACATCGTTATTAACATTAACTACATCACCAATAGAATTAACAGATGGTATAGAAAAACTTTTAAATCCACTAAAGAAAATAGGTGTACCTGCTCATGAATTAGCAATGATGATGACTATTGCATTAAGATTTATTCCAACCTTAATGGATGAGACAGATAAAATAATGAAAGCTCAAATGGCTAGAGGAGCTGATTTTGAATCAGGAAGTCTAATTAAAAGAGCAAGAAATCTTATTCCTATACTGGTTCCTCTTTTTATAAGTTCATTTAGAAGAGCTGATGAACTAGCAATGGCTATGGAAGCCAGGTGTTATAGAGGTGGAGAAGGAAGAACTAGAATGAAACAATTAAAGATGACCAGTAGAGACTTTACTGCAAGTATAAGTATGATGGCGCTAGTAATTGTTTCAGTATGGAGTAACACATGGCATTAA
- the glmS gene encoding methylaspartate mutase subunit S: protein MKTLVIGVIGSDCHAVGNKILEHSFTQAGFNVINIGVLCPQEDFINAAIETNADAIIVSSLYGHGEIDCRGLREKLNESGLGGILLYAGGNLVVGKQKWDTVEKKFKEMGFDRVYAPGTLPEVDIADLKKDLKIEN from the coding sequence ATGAAGACTTTAGTTATAGGTGTAATTGGTTCAGATTGTCATGCAGTTGGTAATAAAATACTTGAACACTCGTTTACACAAGCAGGATTTAATGTAATTAATATAGGAGTACTTTGCCCACAGGAAGATTTTATTAATGCCGCAATAGAAACTAATGCAGATGCAATTATAGTTTCGTCACTTTATGGACATGGTGAAATCGATTGTAGAGGGCTACGTGAAAAGCTTAATGAGTCAGGATTAGGTGGCATATTACTATATGCTGGAGGAAATCTAGTAGTAGGAAAGCAAAAATGGGATACTGTGGAGAAAAAGTTTAAAGAAATGGGATTTGATAGAGTTTATGCACCAGGGACATTACCGGAAGTTGATATTGCAGATTTAAAGAAAGATTTAAAAATTGAAAATTAG
- a CDS encoding methylaspartate mutase subunit E, with translation MELKNKKWTDEKFFEMRKEVLSQWTTGSEVDLKEAVEYLKKIPEYKSFPAKLRKAKEAGITLAQPRAGVALIDEHIELLKHLQDEGDADLLPSTIDSYTRQNRYDECEIGIKESLAAGRSLLNGFPGVNHGVKGCRKVFEAVNLPLQARHGTPDSRLLSEIIHAAGWTSNEGGGISYNVPYAKSVSIEKSLLDWQYCDRLVGYYEEQGISINREPFGPLTGTLVPPSTSNTVAIIEALLAAEQGVKNITVGYGQCGNLVQDVAAIRALEEQVNEYLKKYGYDDVYITTVFHQWMGGFPQDEAKAFGVIGSGAATAALAGATKVIVKTPHEALGIPTKEANAAGIKATKMTLNMFQGQRLPMSKELETEISIIKAETKCMMDKLYELGNGDLAVGTVKGFAAGVVDIPFAPSKYNVGKMMPARDNNGAVRYLDFGNLPLTEELKEFNTRKLEERGKFEGREVTFQMTIDDIFAVGKGVLIGRPE, from the coding sequence GTGGAACTTAAAAATAAAAAGTGGACAGATGAAAAATTTTTCGAAATGAGAAAAGAAGTATTAAGCCAGTGGACAACAGGAAGCGAAGTAGATTTAAAGGAAGCGGTAGAATACTTAAAAAAGATACCAGAATATAAAAGCTTTCCTGCAAAATTAAGAAAAGCTAAAGAAGCGGGAATAACATTAGCACAACCAAGAGCAGGAGTTGCTCTAATAGATGAGCATATAGAACTTTTAAAACATCTTCAAGATGAAGGAGATGCAGATTTATTACCATCTACAATAGATAGTTATACGAGACAGAATAGATATGATGAATGTGAAATAGGAATAAAAGAAAGTTTAGCAGCAGGAAGATCATTATTAAATGGATTTCCAGGAGTAAACCATGGAGTAAAAGGATGTAGAAAGGTATTTGAAGCAGTAAACTTGCCACTTCAAGCAAGACATGGTACACCAGATTCAAGATTACTTTCAGAAATAATACATGCAGCAGGATGGACTTCAAATGAAGGTGGAGGAATATCTTATAATGTTCCATATGCTAAAAGTGTATCAATAGAGAAAAGTTTGTTGGACTGGCAGTATTGTGATAGACTTGTTGGATATTATGAAGAACAGGGAATATCAATAAACAGAGAACCATTTGGGCCTTTAACAGGAACTTTAGTTCCACCAAGTACATCTAATACAGTAGCAATAATAGAAGCATTGCTTGCAGCAGAGCAAGGAGTTAAAAACATAACAGTAGGATATGGACAGTGTGGAAATTTAGTTCAAGATGTTGCAGCAATAAGAGCATTAGAAGAACAAGTGAATGAATATTTAAAAAAATATGGATATGATGATGTTTATATAACAACAGTATTTCATCAATGGATGGGAGGATTCCCACAGGATGAAGCAAAAGCATTTGGAGTAATAGGATCAGGAGCGGCAACAGCAGCACTAGCTGGTGCAACAAAGGTTATAGTAAAAACACCACATGAAGCATTGGGAATACCGACAAAAGAAGCAAATGCAGCAGGAATAAAAGCAACAAAAATGACACTTAATATGTTTCAGGGACAAAGACTTCCAATGTCAAAGGAATTAGAAACAGAAATAAGCATAATAAAAGCAGAAACTAAATGTATGATGGATAAGTTATATGAGCTTGGGAACGGAGATTTAGCAGTAGGAACAGTAAAAGGATTTGCAGCAGGAGTAGTCGACATACCATTTGCACCAAGTAAGTATAATGTGGGAAAAATGATGCCAGCAAGAGATAATAATGGAGCAGTAAGATACTTGGATTTTGGGAACTTGCCACTAACTGAAGAATTAAAGGAATTTAACACAAGAAAACTAGAAGAAAGAGGAAAGTTTGAAGGAAGAGAAGTAACATTCCAGATGACTATAGATGATATATTTGCTGTAGGAAAAGGTGTTTTGATAGGAAGACCTGAATAA
- a CDS encoding fumarate hydratase: MRDINISEITSSIKKLCIDANYFLSEDVKSRIKKAKEEETWDMAKGILEKILENVDIAKNEQMPMCQDTGMACVFVELGQDVHIVGGSLEDAINEGVRQGYTEGYLRKSVVKDPLDRVNTKDNTPAVIYYNLVPGDKLKITVAPKGFGSENMSQIKMLKPADGLDGVKEFILKAVKEAGPNPCPPIVVGVGIGGTFDKAANLAKKALIRPLAERNSNPFYGDLEKELLDKINALGIGPQGFGGKTTALAVNIETYPTHIAGLPVAVNINCHVTRHAEIEL; encoded by the coding sequence ATGAGAGATATAAATATATCAGAAATAACAAGTTCTATAAAAAAATTATGCATAGATGCTAACTACTTTCTTTCAGAGGATGTTAAAAGTAGAATTAAAAAGGCTAAAGAAGAAGAAACGTGGGATATGGCAAAGGGGATTTTAGAAAAAATACTTGAGAATGTGGATATAGCTAAAAATGAACAAATGCCTATGTGCCAGGATACTGGTATGGCTTGTGTATTTGTAGAATTAGGTCAAGACGTTCATATAGTAGGTGGCAGCTTAGAAGATGCTATAAATGAAGGTGTAAGACAAGGATATACAGAAGGTTATTTAAGAAAATCTGTAGTAAAAGATCCATTGGATAGAGTAAACACAAAAGATAATACTCCAGCAGTTATATATTACAATTTAGTTCCAGGAGATAAATTAAAGATAACTGTGGCTCCTAAGGGATTTGGTTCAGAAAATATGAGCCAAATTAAAATGTTAAAGCCTGCAGATGGATTAGATGGAGTTAAAGAATTTATACTTAAAGCAGTAAAAGAAGCAGGACCTAATCCATGTCCTCCAATTGTAGTTGGTGTAGGTATAGGTGGAACCTTTGATAAAGCAGCAAATTTAGCTAAAAAAGCACTAATCAGACCTTTAGCAGAGAGAAATTCAAATCCATTTTATGGAGATTTAGAAAAAGAACTTTTAGATAAAATAAACGCTTTGGGAATTGGACCTCAAGGATTTGGAGGAAAGACTACTGCACTTGCAGTGAATATAGAAACATACCCAACTCATATAGCAGGACTTCCAGTTGCTGTTAATATAAATTGCCATGTTACAAGACATGCAGAGATAGAATTATAA
- the cwlD gene encoding N-acetylmuramoyl-L-alanine amidase CwlD yields the protein MKFKNRKLILVIFIILLSMTSIFYVNAKYSMTMFSLNTSTNDKKDIIILIDPGHGGIDGGATSKSGILEKDINLKIGLKLKSELEKQKYKVIMTREEDKGLYEDSGKIRKKKIEDLNNRCKIKKDSKCNMFISIHLNMFPQSQYYGAQVWYSKNVESEKLAKITQENLKRDLDPNNSRKEKPALDSYKVLRCNDSMPSVLVECGFLSNSCEAEKLNTDEYQSKIVTSLAKSINDYYNQ from the coding sequence TTGAAATTTAAAAATAGGAAGTTAATATTAGTTATTTTTATAATACTGTTATCAATGACTTCTATATTTTATGTTAATGCAAAATATTCTATGACTATGTTTAGTTTAAATACAAGTACTAATGATAAGAAAGATATAATCATACTTATAGATCCTGGGCATGGAGGAATTGATGGTGGAGCCACATCTAAAAGTGGAATTTTAGAAAAAGATATAAATTTGAAAATAGGGCTAAAACTTAAGTCTGAACTTGAGAAACAAAAATATAAGGTGATAATGACTAGAGAAGAAGATAAAGGATTATATGAGGATAGCGGAAAAATAAGAAAGAAGAAAATTGAAGACTTAAACAATAGATGTAAAATTAAAAAAGATAGTAAGTGTAATATGTTTATAAGTATACATCTTAATATGTTTCCTCAATCACAATATTATGGAGCACAAGTTTGGTATTCTAAAAATGTGGAAAGTGAAAAGTTAGCAAAAATAACTCAGGAAAATTTAAAAAGAGATTTAGACCCTAATAATAGTAGAAAGGAAAAACCCGCATTAGATTCTTATAAGGTATTAAGATGTAATGATAGTATGCCTTCTGTACTTGTAGAGTGTGGCTTTTTATCTAATTCATGTGAAGCTGAGAAATTAAATACAGATGAGTATCAATCTAAAATAGTAACTTCTTTAGCAAAATCAATTAATGATTATTATAATCAATAA
- the glmL gene encoding methylaspartate mutase accessory protein GlmL: MNSYLLIDFGSTYTKLTAIDVEKEEILATAKDITTIEDDIMIGFNNAYEKLQGNLKGKEVNFLKKLACSSAAGGLKMVAIGLVPELTAEAAKRAALGAGARVLNVYSYDLTSKEINEMKNSNLDIILLAGGTDGGNKQCIIHNAKMLAESGIDKPIVIAGNKVAVDTVEEILSDANMFYKVTDNVMPKLNVLNVEPAREEIRKIFMEKIVEAKGMKKAENYISGILMPTPAAVLKAARILSEGTDKEEGVGDLVVVDIGGATTDVHSLADGEPSKAGVTLRGLQEPFAKRTVEGDLGMRYSAEALLEAATTKRIYKYLNDKTVDVEANCKFRAENIKMVPKTEDEIKFDEAMAKAATEISLERHVGVLETLYTPCGVIYSQEGKDLLEVKYLIGTGGVLVHSKNPAEILKAGIFDETDPTHLKPINPKYLLDKTYIMSAMGLLAEEYPDMAVRIMKKYLVKID, translated from the coding sequence TTGAATAGTTACTTACTGATAGATTTTGGTAGCACATATACGAAGCTTACTGCCATAGATGTAGAAAAGGAAGAAATTCTTGCTACAGCCAAGGATATTACTACTATAGAAGATGATATAATGATAGGTTTTAATAACGCTTATGAAAAACTTCAAGGTAACTTAAAAGGAAAAGAAGTTAATTTTTTAAAAAAATTGGCATGCTCCTCTGCTGCAGGTGGATTAAAAATGGTAGCTATTGGACTAGTGCCAGAACTTACAGCTGAGGCTGCCAAAAGAGCAGCACTTGGTGCTGGAGCTAGAGTTTTAAATGTATACAGTTATGATCTTACATCGAAAGAAATAAATGAAATGAAAAATTCAAATTTGGATATCATACTTTTAGCAGGAGGAACAGATGGAGGAAATAAGCAATGTATAATTCATAATGCAAAAATGCTTGCTGAAAGTGGAATAGATAAACCAATAGTTATAGCTGGAAATAAGGTTGCAGTAGACACAGTTGAAGAAATATTAAGTGATGCTAATATGTTCTATAAAGTAACAGATAATGTAATGCCTAAACTTAATGTTTTAAATGTAGAACCAGCTAGAGAAGAAATAAGAAAAATATTTATGGAAAAAATAGTTGAAGCAAAAGGAATGAAAAAAGCGGAAAACTATATAAGTGGAATATTAATGCCAACTCCAGCAGCAGTACTTAAGGCTGCAAGGATTTTAAGCGAAGGAACAGATAAAGAAGAAGGTGTGGGAGATTTAGTAGTTGTAGATATAGGAGGTGCTACTACAGACGTACATTCATTGGCAGATGGAGAACCTTCTAAAGCAGGTGTAACATTAAGAGGTCTTCAAGAGCCTTTTGCTAAGAGGACTGTAGAAGGTGACTTAGGTATGAGATATTCTGCAGAAGCATTGTTAGAAGCTGCAACTACAAAAAGAATATACAAATATCTGAATGATAAAACTGTAGATGTAGAGGCAAATTGTAAATTTAGAGCGGAAAATATAAAAATGGTGCCAAAAACTGAAGATGAAATAAAATTTGATGAGGCTATGGCTAAAGCAGCAACTGAAATATCTTTAGAAAGGCATGTAGGAGTTCTCGAGACACTATATACTCCGTGTGGAGTAATATATTCTCAAGAAGGTAAAGATCTTTTAGAGGTAAAATATCTTATAGGAACAGGTGGGGTTTTAGTTCATAGTAAAAATCCAGCAGAAATATTAAAAGCAGGGATATTCGATGAAACTGATCCTACACATTTGAAGCCTATAAATCCAAAGTATTTACTTGATAAAACTTATATAATGTCTGCCATGGGTCTTTTAGCAGAGGAATATCCGGATATGGCAGTTAGGATAATGAAAAAATACTTGGTTAAAATTGATTAG
- a CDS encoding methylaspartate ammonia-lyase — protein MKIVDVICSESKTGFYFDDQRAIKKGAGHDGFTYVGEPVTEGFKNVRQAGEAISVMLILEDGQVAYGDCAAVQYSGAGGRDPLFLAKDFIPVIEKEIAPKLIGRELKEFKALAEEFDKMQVNGKRLHTAIRYGVTQAILDAVAKAQKLTMAEVIRNEYNSGYEINRVPIFTQSGDDRYDNSDKMIIKGADVMPHALINNVEEKLGLKGEKLLKYVEWLRDRVIKLRTKEDYSPIFHIDVYGTIGAAFNYDTKAMADYIKTLEEAAKPFHLRIEGPMDVEERQKQMEAMRDLRAELDGRGINVELVADEWCNTVEDVKFFTDNKAGHMVQIKTPDLGGVNNIADAIMYCKEHDMGAYCGGTCNETNRSAEVTTNIGMACGAKQVLAKPGMGVDEGYMIVNNEMNRVIALVNRRK, from the coding sequence ATGAAAATAGTTGACGTTATTTGTTCAGAATCAAAAACAGGATTTTATTTTGATGATCAGAGAGCTATAAAAAAAGGAGCAGGTCATGATGGATTCACTTATGTAGGAGAACCAGTAACAGAAGGATTTAAAAATGTTAGACAGGCAGGAGAAGCTATATCTGTAATGCTTATATTAGAAGATGGTCAGGTAGCATATGGAGATTGTGCAGCAGTACAATATTCAGGAGCAGGCGGAAGAGATCCTTTATTTTTAGCTAAAGATTTTATTCCAGTTATAGAAAAGGAAATAGCGCCTAAGCTTATAGGAAGGGAATTAAAGGAATTCAAAGCACTAGCAGAAGAATTTGATAAAATGCAGGTTAATGGGAAAAGATTACATACAGCTATAAGATATGGAGTAACTCAAGCAATACTTGATGCAGTAGCAAAAGCTCAAAAATTAACTATGGCAGAAGTAATAAGAAACGAATACAATTCAGGTTATGAAATAAATAGAGTTCCAATATTTACACAATCAGGAGATGACAGATACGACAATTCGGATAAAATGATAATAAAGGGTGCAGATGTAATGCCTCATGCACTTATAAATAATGTAGAAGAAAAATTAGGATTAAAAGGTGAAAAACTATTAAAGTATGTTGAATGGTTAAGAGATAGAGTAATAAAATTAAGAACTAAGGAAGATTATAGTCCAATATTCCATATAGATGTATATGGAACAATAGGTGCTGCATTTAATTATGATACAAAAGCAATGGCTGATTATATAAAAACACTAGAAGAAGCAGCAAAACCATTCCATTTAAGAATAGAAGGACCAATGGATGTAGAAGAAAGACAAAAACAAATGGAAGCAATGAGAGACTTGAGAGCAGAATTGGATGGAAGAGGAATAAACGTAGAATTAGTTGCAGATGAATGGTGCAACACAGTAGAGGATGTAAAATTCTTTACAGACAATAAAGCAGGACATATGGTACAAATAAAGACACCAGATTTAGGTGGAGTAAATAATATAGCAGATGCAATAATGTATTGTAAAGAACATGATATGGGAGCATATTGTGGAGGAACGTGTAATGAAACAAATAGATCGGCTGAAGTAACTACAAATATAGGTATGGCTTGTGGCGCAAAACAGGTACTGGCTAAACCAGGAATGGGCGTAGATGAAGGATACATGATAGTTAATAATGAAATGAATAGAGTTATTGCACTTGTAAATAGAAGAAAATAA
- the truA gene encoding tRNA pseudouridine(38-40) synthase TruA, whose protein sequence is MRNIKLVIEYDGTNYCGWQRQHNAKSIQQKVEEAIESATKVFSKVIGSSRTDAGVHAKGFVCNFFTESSIPSRNFKEALNVFLPEDIVIVESKEVDKEFHSRFNSIGKKYVYTVLTGSHRPAIGRNYVYYFNKNLNIGQMKEAAKYFLGTHDFSSFKKSGSSVKTSVRTIKELNIDIDGNYIKFSITGDGFLYNMVRIIVGTLLDVGTNRFNPEDINKIISSKDRSNAGKSVPACGLTLEKVFY, encoded by the coding sequence ATTAGGAATATTAAACTGGTAATTGAGTATGATGGTACTAATTATTGTGGATGGCAAAGACAACATAATGCTAAGTCAATTCAGCAAAAGGTAGAGGAAGCTATTGAAAGTGCTACTAAAGTTTTTTCAAAAGTTATAGGATCTAGTAGAACAGATGCAGGAGTTCATGCCAAAGGGTTTGTTTGTAATTTTTTTACAGAGAGTTCAATACCATCTAGAAATTTTAAAGAAGCACTAAATGTCTTTTTACCAGAGGATATAGTGATTGTTGAATCTAAGGAAGTAGACAAAGAATTTCATTCTAGATTTAATAGTATAGGGAAAAAGTATGTTTATACAGTATTGACTGGATCTCATAGACCAGCAATAGGAAGAAATTATGTATATTACTTTAATAAAAATTTAAATATTGGGCAAATGAAAGAGGCAGCAAAATACTTTTTAGGAACACATGATTTTTCTTCTTTTAAGAAAAGTGGAAGTTCTGTGAAGACATCTGTTAGAACAATAAAAGAACTTAATATAGATATAGATGGAAATTATATAAAATTTTCCATAACAGGAGATGGATTTTTATATAATATGGTTAGAATTATAGTAGGAACTCTTTTAGATGTAGGAACTAACAGATTTAATCCTGAAGATATTAACAAAATAATTAGTTCTAAAGATAGATCAAATGCAGGAAAATCTGTGCCAGCATGTGGACTAACTTTAGAAAAAGTATTTTATTAG
- the rpsI gene encoding 30S ribosomal protein S9, with product MAKVQYFGTGRRKKSIARVRLVPGEGKVVINKREMENYFGLETLMVIVNQPLTLTGTKEKFDVLVNVHGGGFTGQAGAIRHGISRALLKADENLRPELKKAGFLTRDPRMKERKKYGLKKARKASQFSKR from the coding sequence ATGGCTAAAGTTCAGTATTTTGGAACAGGAAGAAGAAAGAAATCAATCGCAAGAGTAAGACTTGTACCTGGAGAAGGTAAAGTAGTAATAAATAAAAGAGAAATGGAAAATTATTTTGGATTAGAAACTTTAATGGTTATAGTTAATCAGCCATTAACTTTAACTGGAACTAAAGAAAAATTTGACGTATTAGTAAATGTACATGGTGGTGGATTTACTGGTCAGGCTGGAGCTATAAGACACGGAATTTCAAGAGCACTTTTAAAGGCTGATGAAAATTTAAGACCAGAGCTTAAGAAAGCTGGTTTCTTAACAAGAGACCCAAGAATGAAAGAAAGAAAGAAATATGGTCTTAAAAAGGCTAGAAAAGCTTCACAATTCTCAAAGAGATAG
- the rplM gene encoding 50S ribosomal protein L13 gives MKSYIAKPQEVERKWYVVDAAGKPLGRVASQVASILRGKNKPTFTPHVDTGDFVIIINAEKVVLTGKKLDQKMLRHHSLYPGGLKETPYREAIAKKPEFVFQEAVRRMLPKGVLGRQMLKKLKVYRGAEHDNQAQKPEVLELRY, from the coding sequence ATGAAATCATACATAGCAAAACCACAAGAAGTTGAAAGAAAATGGTATGTTGTTGATGCTGCTGGAAAGCCACTAGGAAGAGTAGCAAGCCAGGTTGCTTCAATATTAAGAGGAAAAAATAAACCTACATTTACACCACATGTTGATACAGGAGATTTTGTTATAATAATAAATGCAGAAAAAGTAGTTTTAACAGGTAAGAAATTAGATCAAAAAATGTTAAGACATCATTCACTTTATCCAGGTGGATTAAAAGAGACTCCATATAGAGAGGCTATAGCAAAGAAACCTGAATTTGTATTCCAAGAAGCAGTTAGAAGAATGCTTCCAAAGGGAGTATTAGGAAGACAAATGCTTAAAAAATTAAAAGTATACAGAGGTGCTGAGCACGATAATCAAGCTCAAAAACCAGAAGTATTAGAATTAAGATATTAA